In one window of Miscanthus floridulus cultivar M001 chromosome 12, ASM1932011v1, whole genome shotgun sequence DNA:
- the LOC136495186 gene encoding uncharacterized protein, with protein sequence MRLGGGKKHGRLWIADGAIDSTTVPSLDAIRARSTSSSQPIRPRPSPALQQVQALQAELQETKRQSQEQNAELTAQLQAQKVAFEAAQKQMAEMMVIMQSLGQASGVPVQFSAPPPPTPAATPLQSAGSNQPASASPGDPAFPSPSSHRLA encoded by the exons gtggattgcagacggcgccatcgactccaccactgttccctccctcgacgctatccgagcacggagcacgagctccagccagcccatacgtccacggccgtctccagcactgcagcaggtccaagcactccag gccgagctgcaagaaacaaaaaggcaaagtcaagagcagaacgcggagctaaccgcacagctgcaggcccagaaggtcgcgttcgaggccgcgcagaagcagatggcggagatgatggtgatcatgcaaagtcttgggcaagcatcgggtgtacctgtgcagttttcagctcctccacctcctactcctgcagctactcct cttcagtccgcgggttccaatcaacccgctagtgcgtcaccgggtgatcctgcttttccttcaccatcgtctcataggctagcttga